Genomic DNA from Candidatus Bathyarchaeota archaeon:
TATTTTTTTGGAGTTAAGCTGAACTTCAATATTATTTGGCCGAGGGCCTTTAATGAACAACTTTAGAGTACTCATCATGGTTTAGCCTCTCCTAACTGCTTTGAAAGAAACTCTTTGATGGCCTCACGTACAACTTGACTTATGTTTTTGAACCTGCCAGCTTTCAGGAGTTCTTCAATTTTGCGTCTATCTGCTTCCTTTAACCTTACGGTTATTCGCAAGTTCCTTTTCATTTCTTGAACACCTTCATGTCCGAAAATTATAAGTCCCCCTTGAGTCCCCCTATTTTTCGGACAAAAATGCGGACAGGAATAAAGAAAGAGTCGATTTGGTTCCAAACAGATTTAGATTTTGATAATACAAAAGAAAATTTGCTCAAACACGGAAGGGAATTAATAGGTGATATGAGCGATTACCAAGGAAGGCTCTCTTTTAAAATTAAAGATATGAAAGGTTTTTCCATTCAAATAACTACAAAAGGGAAATTAGGCATATTTTATCCAGAAACAACAATGTATAAAACAATTTTAGAAAAATTGAAACCTCTTCTTGTCCGATCTGATGGAACTCAAGCTGAAAAATTTACAGTAACATATACTTCGGAAGGCAGAGAAACTTCAAAAGATCTTTCTATCTTTAAATTTACCCAGAAAGGTTATGAGCTTGCTCTGCAGCACAGCAAGCACATAATCTTTGGCAATGGATCGCACATGGGGATTTCTCGTTATTCTATTGGTTCAC
This window encodes:
- a CDS encoding ribbon-helix-helix protein, CopG family is translated as MKRNLRITVRLKEADRRKIEELLKAGRFKNISQVVREAIKEFLSKQLGEAKP